In Mixophyes fleayi isolate aMixFle1 chromosome 11, aMixFle1.hap1, whole genome shotgun sequence, one DNA window encodes the following:
- the CROCC gene encoding rootletin isoform X4 — protein sequence MSSLLSLQEENRILQQELSRVEDLLAQSRAERDELAIKYNAISERLEQTLRLETGERERDSLETRSLAQQNVELRRRLEEEQAAYKRKLQAYQEGQQRQAQLVQKLQAKVLQYKKRCGEVEQHLLERSTELEHERLSSRLELTDSRLRQEEETSNELENALIRLEEEQQRSASLTQVNAMLREQLDQANSANQALSEDLRKLTADWTKARDELEQRESEWRREEESFNTYFSNEHSRLLSLWRQVVGFWRHFSEMKTMTERDLSLMKKELSQSCRSLHASCLSVSGSQRQAENSGVVVLERQALQLVQMDEQLKDKVREMIQLQAAYDADKAELCARAAELNRTIERLQNENKEKDHQTRQLQNQEKNLIEEQVALVGEELEVLKSEKEVLQDTLRELTQAVLSDADSGVQMSTSERTLELIESEGLSLRGLSSSLRTSSPIRRSSPHRSSSPRRSLSPAFRDSALSAVHSALQRRQLQVQELRGRLEAGQETVGTLRKQLSDSENDRRILEQKIAQLQQDLDTSTMAKDDAEHSISRVRSNLEHLNSERAALERSVQNLQEQLETQRQEAEKLQLANSDLQRQREILQEEKEDAHQDRDRTQREVERGHRAQEQLEGKLSTLRKELVVVKESLHQSNLEKEVLEAEKTDISQALSKAETIRAELELAQNRQRTEEASLRDTLSKMSALNESLAQDKTDLHRLIAQLEEERSSLQGQKHEVEQEKTSIRDELVRLEQEKLDLDTERFGLDNSLQAMEQSREKLLQDLQALRKEKAHLQEQLGQMTRQRNALSEDLVQSRKEVEQQSESLLRASREKEALMKDKGSLVVQLTASERENRAQSEEIAALRSEKEALETTLFDVQQQLTHTTSRKEQLEADNQTLRLAKEALQAEISAVRRQMEAELAKLERDKEALNHQLIHTEKEAQITLKSEQKAHEEDMDRLLREKDALRLDLESEKEELVHQLTQEREELLARYEMEREEMSEEITSLQQERDDNLLQAASERQQALSLKESEKASLNEKLSNMQHTLAGQSLEMDRQKRENQTRQEQDRSTIISLNSEMKSLRVQFEESLVSHERELKSLHEQIRDLGKQRETALREVEELKTQLCAVEDARDAVRRELIEAHRRVRESHEAAEGHKKEILDLRRSLGDESKAKEAFQKSNEELRGAVRRAESERISLKRSNEEKEQRLSVMEEARAVTEKEAADLRSNLREVEKSRLESRRELQDLRRQLKVLDDEGTKRSRDMAEVQTRLSMCEQREEETRRDSFSLKQKLMETESGREAARKELGGLQRKLSELESDFSLREKELQGNLEEARGNEKKLVDNSRNLELKLLASQEEAAQLGLRLSASEGRVHGLEAELARLEGLKREMEFKLSSLHSALRRTLGIGRAGRTPSPAIRGRSSSPKRNFSPLKGFDNTYTTTTNGRGSPIPRTGSPDRSKTPERAASPARGEQMSADIDPEVIRAALRDFLQELRDTQRERDDLSTQLGTASRQLVEVEAERDGAATRVQQLQKVLSEVEEGKRSVDGKLSNAQTSLILQEETLRRYERERKMAIEKAASLERSLQAAENEHRAAQDKVNKMKANEAKLDGDKRRLKEVLDAAENRNTKLELSRRGLEGELQRVNLVLADRETEMQEMHQRIEGLQRQLSDSEGKVSALQICVDRLNATLGKVQESENALKEKVQSLSGALSESSSSSTASHEKMGQLQKMLTSCEHERRILQERLEAARLAVAEGKKQSTSLIEQIQELREEVADGELRRMELEGQIRQLQELLRQRQESEGVSLRNLQKLQEERELLQERLTGLQRAVVQLEAEKREMERSSLRLEKDKNALKKTLDKVEREKLKTAEDTLRLSAEKGRLDRSLTTVEQELAEAQRQVQLLEVQLYRVRRKITFSLAQIADMEQTHSQSLMETAARHRQELQMEIERLRGSQTQAERTLDARERAHRQRIKGLEEQISTLKEQLQQELHRGPPHYTQASLLSGK from the exons CTTGAACAGACCCTGCGTCTGGAGACCGGTGAGCGAGAGAGAGATTCCCTGGAGACACGGAGCCTGGCGCAGCAGAATGTGGAGCTCAGGCGTCGGCTGGAAGAAGAGCAGGCTGCCTACAAGCGCAAGCTGCAGGCCTACCAGGAGGGACAGCAGCGCCAAGCCCAGCTGGTGCAGAAACTACAAGCTAAG GTTCTGCAGTATAAGAAGAGGTGCGGGGAGGTAGAGCAGCACCTTCTGGAACGCTCCACGGAACTGGAACACGAGCGACTGAGT AGCCGTCTGGAGCTGACAGATTCGCGGCTGCGGCAGGAGGAGGAGACCAGCAATGAGCTGGAGAACGCGCTGATCCGgctggaggaggagcagcagag AAGTGCCAGTCTCACCCAGGTTAATGCCATGCTGAGGGAGCAGCTGGACCAGGCCAATTCCGCCAATCAGGCCCTGAGCGAGGATCTACGCAAACTAACAGCTGATTGGACCAAAGCTCGGGATGAGCTGGAGCAGAGAGAGAGTGAGTGGCGGCGagaggaggag TCCTTCAACACTTACTTCAGCAACGAGCACAGCCGGCTGCTATCCCTCTGGAGGCAGGTAGTGGGATTCTGGAGACATTTCAGTGAGATGAAGACCATGACGGAGAG GGACCTCTCGCTGATGAAGAAGGAGCTGTCCCAGTCGTGCCGTTCGCTCCATGCCTCCTGCCTGAGTGTCAGCGGCTCCCAGCGGCAGGCAGAGAACAGCGGGGTGGTTGTACTGGAGAGACAGGCGCTGCAGCTGGTCCAGATGGATGAGCAGCTCAAGGATAAAGTGCGAGAAATGATCCAGCTACAGGCAGCGTATGATGCTGATAAAGCGGAACTCTGTGCCAG GGCAGCAGAATTGAACAGGACTATTGAGCGCCTGCAGAATGAGAACAAGGAAAAGGACCATCAGACCCGGCAGCTGCAGAACCAG GAGAAGAATCTGATAGAAGAACAGGTGGCTTTGGTGGGAGAGGAGTTGGAAGTTCTGAAGTCGGAGAAAGAGGTTCTGCAGGACACCCTACGAGAGCTCACGCAG GCCGTACTGAGCGACGCCGACAGTGGTGTACAGATGTCCACCAGCGAGCGGACATTAGAGCTTATAGAGAGTGAGGGGCTCAGCTTACGGGGTCTGTCCAGCAGCCTCCGCACGTCCTCTCCTATCCGCCGCTCCTCTCCGCACCGCAGCAGCTCTCCGAGACGTAGCCTATCCCCAGCCTTCCGAGACTCCGCTCTGTCTGCCGTGCATTCGGCCCTACAGAGGAGACAGCTACAAGTGCAG GAACTGCGCGGTCGGCTGGAGGCTGGGCAGGAAACGGTGGGCACACTGCGCAAGCAGCTCTCCGACAGCGAAAACGATCGCAGGATCCTGGAGCAGAAGATTGCACAGCTACAGCAAGACCTGGACACTTCCACCATGGCCAAAGACGACGCGGAACACAGTATCTCCAGAGTCCGCAGCAACCTCGAGCACCTCAACAG TGAGCGGGCTGCGCTGGAGCGGAGCGTACAGAATCTACAGGAGCAGCTGGAGACGCAGCGGCAGGAGGCGGAGAAACTACAACTAGCGAACAGCGACCTGCAGCGTCAGAGAGAGATCCtacaggaggagaaggaggatgcGCACCAAGACCGTGACAGGACCCAGCGAGAggtggagagagg CCACAGGGCCCAGGAGCAGCTGGAGGGGAAGCTCTCCACACTCAGGAAGGAGCTGGTCGTGGTGAAGGAGTCTCTCCACCAATCTAATTTGGAGAAGGAGGTGTTAGAGGCGGAGAAGACGGACATTTCTCAGGCCCTGTCTAAG GCGGAAACAATTCGGGCAGAGCTGGAGCTGGCGCAGAATAGACAGAGGACGGAAGAGGCTTCTCTGCGAGACACTTTATCCAAGATGAGTGCGCTGAATGAGAGTCTGGCCCAGGACAAGACTGATCTCCATAGACTCATCGCTCAG CTGGAGGAGGAAAGGTCGTCCTTGCAGGGACAGAAGCATGAGGTGGAGCAGGAGAAGACCTCAATCAGGGATGAGCTAGTTCGCCTGGAACAGGAAAAACTAGACCTGGACACGGAACGCTTTGGGTTGGATAACTCCCTGCAGGCCATGGAGCAGAGCCGTGAGAAGCTGCTGCAGGATCTACAAGCTCTGCGCAAGGAGAAAGCACATTTACAGGAACAGCTGGGACAG ATGACGCGACAGAGGAATGCCCTGAGCGAAGACCTCGTGCAGAGTCGCAAGGAGGTAGAGCAGCAGAGTGAGAGTCTACTCCGAGCCTCCAGAGAGAAGGAGGCACTGATGAAAGATAAGGGCAGCTTGGTGGTACAGCTCACTGCCTCCGAGAGAGAGAACCGGGCGCAGTCAGAAGAAATAGCTGCACTCAG GTCAGAGAAAGAGGCGCTGGAGACAACTCTGTTTGATGTTCAGCAACAGCTCACCCACACTACATCCCGCAAGGAGCAACTGGAGGCCGACAACCAGACTCTGCGGCTGGCAAAGGAGGCCCTGCAAG CGGAGATCAGCGCTGTGCGCCGACAGATGGAGGCCGAGCTCGCTAAACTAGAGCGGGACAAGGAGGCTCTGAACCATCAGCTGATCCACACAGAGAAGGAGGCCCAGATCACCCTGAAGAGTGAGCAGAAAGCGCACGAGGAGGACATGGATCGCCTGCTCAGAGAGAAG GATGCTCTGCGACTGGATCTGGAGTCGGAGAAAGAAGAGCTGGTCCATCAGCTGACGCAGGAGCGCGAGGAGCTGCTGGCGCGGTACGAGATGGAGCGTGAGGAGATGAGTGAGGAAATAACGTCTCTGCAGCAGGAGCGGGATGACAATCTCTTACAGGCGGCGAGCGAGAGACAGCAG GCGCTGTCACTGAAGGAATCAGAAAAAGCGTCTCTGAACGAGAAACTGAGTAACATGCAGCACACATTGGCGGGTCAGAGCCTGGAAATGGATCGTCAGAAGCGGGAGAACCAGACCCGGCAGGAGCAGGACCGG AGCACAATCATCTCTCTCAACTCGGAGATGAAGAGTCTGCGGGTGCAGTTTGAAGAATCGCTGGTGTCTCATGAAAGAGAGTTGAAGAGTCTCCATGAGCAGATCCGAGACCTGGGGAAGCAGCGGGAGACGGCGCTCCGGGAG GTGGAGGAACTAAAGACTCAGCTGTGCGCGGTGGAGGACGCCCGGGACGCGGTGCGGCGGGAGCTGATAGAGGCTCACAGACGTGTCCGAGAGAGTCACGAGGCAGCTGAGGGTCACAAGAAGGAGATCCTGGACCTGCGACGATCTCTCGGTGATGAATCCAAAGCCAAGGAGGCGTTTCAGAAATCTAACGAGGAGCTGCGAGGGGCGGTGCGCCGGGCTGAGAGCGAGCGCATTAG CTTGAAGCGCAGTAACGAGGAGAAAGAGCAGAGGCTCTCAGTGATGGAGGAGGCACGGGCAGTCACGGAGAAGGAGGCGGCCGACCTGCGCAGCAATCTGCGAGAGGTGGAGAAGTCGCGGCTGGAGTCGCGGAGAGAACTGCAGGATCTGCGCAGACAG CTGAAGGTTCTGGACGATGAGGGTACAAAGCGCAGCCGGGACATGGCAGAGGTGCAGACCCGCCTGTCAATGTGTGAGCAACGGGAGGAAGAGACCCGCCGAGACAGCTTCAGCCTGAAACAGAAGCTCATGGAGACAGAGAGCGGCCGGGAAGCTGCCCGGAAAGAG CTCGGCGGACTGCAGAGGAAACTCTCTGAGCTAGAGAGCGACTTCAGTCTGCGCGAGAAGGAGCTTCAGGGTAACCTGGAAGAGGCCCGCGGCAACGAGAAGAAGCTGGTGGACAACAGCCGCAACCTAGAGCTGAAACTTCTGGCATCACAAGAGGAGGCGGCACAGCTTGGCCTCAGACTGAGCGCCAGCGAGGGGCGTGTGCACGGCCTGGAAGCGGAGTTGGCGCGTCTTGAGGGGCTGAAGAGGGAGATGGAGTTTAAACTCAGCAGCTTGCACTCGGCGCTGCGAAGGACACTTGGGATCGGCCGCGCTGGACGCACGCCAAGCCCCGCCATAAGAGGGCGCAGTAGCTCTCCCAAGAGGAATTTCTCCCCGCTGAAGG GTTTTGACAACACTTACACGACAACCACTAATGGGCGTGGCAGCCCCATCCCGCGTACAGGCAGTCCGGACCGCAGTAAGACTCCGGAACGCGCAGCTTCACCCGCTCGAGGGGAGCAGATGTCCGCTGATATCGACCCGGAGGTGATTCGTGCCGCCTTACGCGACTTCCTCCAGGAGCTCAGAGACACTCAGCGAGAGAGG GACGATCTGAGCACCCAGTTGGGCACCGCATCGCGGCAGCTGGTGGAGGTGGAGGCGGAGCGAGACGGAGCTGCGACGCGGGTGCAGCAGCTGCAGAAAGTGCTCTCGGAGGTTGAGGAGG GGAAGCGCAGTGTGGACGGGAAACTCAGCAACGCACAAACATCGCTCATTCTGCAGGAGGAAACTCTGCGTCGCTACGAGAGGGAGCGCAAGATGGCGATAGAAAAAGCCGCCAGTCTGGAACGCAGCCTTCAGGCAGCTGAGAATGAACACAGGGCGGCTCAG GACAAAGTCAACAAAATGAAAGCTAACGAAGCTAAACTAGACGGTGACAAGCGACGCCTGAAGGAGGTACTTGATGCCGCTGAGAATCGGAACACCAAACTGGAGCTGTCGCGGAGAGGTTTAGAGGGGGAGCTGCAGCGGGTGAACCTGGTGCTGGCCGATCGAGAGACGGAGATGCAGGAGATGCACCAGCGCATAGAAGGACTACAGCGACAG CTGTCAGACAGTGAGGGGAAGGTGAGCGCCCTCCAGATCTGTGTAGACCGTCTGAATGCGACactcgggaaggtgcaggagagcGAGAACGCCTTAAAGGAGAAAGTGCAGAGTCTGTCCGGCGCTCTCTCCGAGAGTAGCTCCAGCTCCACCGCCTCGCACGAGAAGATGGGGCAGCTGCAGAAGATGCTGACCAGTTGTGAGCACGAGAGACGCATCCTTCAG GAGCGTCTGGAAGCCGCACGACTGGCTGTGGCGGAGGGCAAGAAGCAGAGCACATCGCTGATTGAGcagattcaggagctgcgggaggAGGTGGCAGATGGAGAACTGAGGCGGATGGAACTAGAAGGACAGATCCGGCAGCTACAGGAG CTCTTGCGTCAGCGTCAGGAAAGTGAGGGCGTCTCGCTCCGTAACCTCCAGAAGCTCCAGGAGGAGAGAGAACTCCTACAGGAGCGCCTGACCGGGCTGCAGCGAGCTGTGGTTCAGTTGGAGGCGGAGAAGCGAGAGATGGAGAGGTCTTCTCTCCGCCTGGAGAAGGACAAGAACGCACTCAAGAAAACACTTGATAAG gtggagagagagaagctGAAAACTGCAGAGGACACGTTGCGTCTGTCTGCGGAGAAGGGACGGCTGGATCGGTCGCTGACCACGGTGGAGCAGGAGCTGGCGGAGGCTCAGAGACAAGTGCAGCTGCTGGAG GTGCAGTTATACAGGGTTAGGCGCAAGATCACGTTCAGTCTG GCTCAGATAGCAGACATGGAGCAGACCCACTCTCAGAGTCTGATGGAGACAGCGGCTCGCCACCGGCAGGAGCTTCAAATGGAGATCGAGAGGCTGCGCGGCTCTCAGACTCAGGCCGAGCGGACTCTGGACGCCAGAGAGCGAGCTCACCGCCAGCGTATTAAAGGGCTGGAGGAACAG ATTTCCACGCTGAAGGAGCAGCTGCAGCAGGAACTGCACCGGGGGCCACCTCACTACACCCAGGCCTCTCTCCTCTCAGGGAAATAA